In the genome of Leeuwenhoekiella sp. MAR_2009_132, one region contains:
- a CDS encoding SusC/RagA family TonB-linked outer membrane protein, whose protein sequence is MLKKLQLTCLLSILFFGGIDEGLYAQTSADSTAVKTRSQEGIAVEGLIKDAKTGKGISGISIAVENFSAAITNEDGTFSIKVPHLNALLSISGLEYQAKVFPINNRENGFEIELFEANYSPFYEVARLPGNDQLQYTGTQATHVEDFDELQWSNPVNESVGDFLQGKVAGLNSVRKSGVQGSGAYLTLRGFNSLYATNKPLLIVDGLIYDDEDYGSGIIQNNTSSPLSMLDVKDIEDVSVLKDGSSLYGTKGANGVIIITTTRAVDLSTKIDFTMYGGVNQIPDRLPVLNSGEYRSYLSQLVATRGDSQTQIENQPWVSEDRSTGNYFRYRNNTSWQEQVFKNSGNQNYYLKIRGGDDIAKYGLSVGYLNSDGILKNSGLERYNTRLNASLKLTDKLFVDANLSFIHNTEYQSDQGLAYKTSPLYLSLTKSPFMAINAINASGEVSPNLDDVDLFNVSNPLAILDNGFGVNKNYRFFGNLNFKYQFNKNFSAHTIVGISYNKERESFFIPDFGVADLVLPTAIATNRSGSEVQRLYSILTDTYLNYSKQLDFKNKLDLRLGLRTQNNNSESDLGLGFNSATDDFTSVGAGSNLLRFVGGALGEWNWVNSYLSAEYDYLNKYFVTFNAALDGSSRFGDAIEDGGVTIGGSRFATMGSLSAGWLISSENFLKNIKAINLLKLRGSVGFTGNDDIGNYTAQQLYVSQNLLGLQGLVRDNIGNPELKWETVRKINLGADIALFNERLNASVDVYENKTTDMITYETISTTSGFDNIVSNSGTMQTRGIDLSLNSRLVNTSDIKFDLGFRLSRYINEVTDIPNEMILSQFGGATYITHEGEDANLFFGYQTNGVYATTAEATTAGSKIPLGNGNFAPFQGGDVIFTDLNGDQVIDEKDRTVIGNPNPDFTGSVSTSFAYKRLSLSALFNFSVGNDIYNGLRNNLEKMSGYENQSIAVRNRWVAEGQQTSIPRAVWGDPMGNASFSDRWIEDGSYLRLKTLVLAYDIPLDLDYLNAVKIYATANNLFTLTDYLGYDPEFSATSSIFGQGADIGLVPQFTTIQIGVRLGL, encoded by the coding sequence ATGCTCAAAAAATTACAACTAACCTGTCTTCTTAGCATACTGTTCTTCGGTGGAATAGATGAAGGACTTTATGCGCAAACTTCTGCAGATTCTACAGCGGTTAAAACCCGGAGTCAAGAAGGTATAGCAGTAGAAGGTCTTATCAAAGATGCTAAAACCGGCAAAGGAATTTCAGGAATAAGTATTGCCGTTGAAAACTTTTCTGCTGCTATTACTAATGAAGATGGTACATTTTCAATAAAAGTACCGCATCTAAATGCGCTATTAAGTATAAGTGGTTTAGAATATCAAGCAAAAGTATTCCCTATTAATAATAGAGAAAATGGTTTTGAAATAGAATTGTTTGAAGCTAATTATTCTCCATTTTATGAAGTTGCTCGTTTACCGGGTAACGATCAATTACAATATACCGGTACACAGGCTACGCACGTTGAAGATTTTGATGAATTGCAATGGAGCAATCCTGTTAATGAATCTGTAGGAGACTTTCTACAAGGTAAAGTTGCTGGTCTTAACAGCGTACGCAAATCTGGGGTACAAGGCTCTGGGGCTTATCTTACCTTAAGAGGATTTAATTCGCTTTATGCAACTAACAAACCGCTATTAATCGTAGATGGCTTGATTTACGATGATGAAGATTACGGGTCAGGGATAATTCAGAATAACACCTCTTCTCCTCTATCTATGTTAGATGTCAAAGATATTGAAGATGTTTCTGTTCTTAAAGATGGCTCATCACTTTACGGGACAAAAGGTGCAAATGGTGTCATAATTATTACCACAACCCGAGCTGTAGATTTAAGCACTAAAATAGATTTTACAATGTACGGCGGTGTTAACCAAATTCCAGATCGTCTTCCTGTATTAAATTCTGGTGAATATCGAAGTTATTTATCGCAGTTAGTAGCTACCCGTGGAGACAGTCAAACCCAAATTGAAAATCAGCCCTGGGTAAGTGAGGACCGTTCTACCGGTAACTACTTCAGATATCGAAATAATACAAGCTGGCAAGAACAGGTTTTTAAAAATAGTGGTAATCAAAACTATTATCTGAAGATTAGAGGTGGTGACGATATCGCTAAATATGGTCTTTCGGTAGGATATTTAAACAGTGACGGAATCCTAAAAAATTCTGGCCTGGAGCGCTACAACACTCGTTTAAATGCTTCCTTAAAACTTACAGACAAACTTTTTGTAGACGCTAACCTTTCTTTTATACATAATACAGAATACCAAAGCGATCAAGGCTTAGCTTACAAAACGAGTCCGTTATATTTATCACTAACTAAATCTCCTTTTATGGCGATAAATGCCATAAATGCTTCAGGTGAAGTTTCACCTAATTTAGACGATGTAGATTTATTTAATGTAAGTAACCCTTTAGCTATTTTAGATAATGGTTTTGGAGTAAATAAAAATTACCGCTTTTTTGGTAACCTTAATTTTAAATATCAGTTTAATAAAAATTTTAGTGCCCATACCATAGTTGGTATCAGCTATAACAAAGAGCGCGAGAGTTTCTTTATTCCAGATTTTGGTGTTGCAGATCTTGTGCTGCCTACTGCAATTGCAACTAACAGAAGTGGTAGTGAAGTGCAACGATTGTACAGCATTCTTACAGATACCTATCTTAATTACTCAAAACAATTAGACTTTAAAAATAAACTTGACCTGCGCCTGGGCTTACGTACTCAAAATAATAATTCTGAAAGTGATCTGGGCCTAGGGTTTAATTCTGCTACAGATGATTTTACCAGTGTAGGTGCAGGAAGTAATCTTTTACGATTTGTAGGTGGTGCACTGGGCGAATGGAACTGGGTAAACTCCTATTTAAGCGCAGAGTATGATTATCTAAATAAATACTTTGTAACCTTTAATGCAGCTTTAGATGGTTCTAGCCGTTTTGGTGATGCAATTGAAGATGGAGGTGTAACTATAGGAGGATCTCGTTTTGCTACAATGGGATCATTATCTGCAGGATGGCTTATTTCTTCAGAAAATTTCTTAAAAAATATAAAGGCGATTAACCTCTTAAAGTTGAGAGGTAGTGTAGGGTTTACAGGTAACGATGATATAGGTAACTATACAGCTCAACAATTGTATGTATCACAAAACTTATTAGGACTTCAAGGTCTGGTGCGTGATAATATAGGAAACCCAGAATTGAAGTGGGAAACGGTACGTAAAATTAATCTGGGTGCAGATATAGCGCTTTTTAATGAGCGCTTAAATGCATCGGTTGATGTTTATGAGAATAAAACAACAGATATGATTACGTATGAAACCATTAGCACAACAAGTGGTTTTGATAATATTGTTTCTAATAGCGGTACTATGCAAACCCGCGGTATCGATCTTTCATTAAACAGCAGATTAGTAAATACTTCAGATATAAAATTTGATTTAGGTTTTAGGCTATCACGTTATATAAATGAAGTAACAGATATTCCTAATGAGATGATTTTATCTCAGTTTGGTGGTGCTACATATATCACGCACGAAGGGGAAGATGCTAATTTATTTTTTGGGTATCAAACAAATGGCGTCTATGCCACAACAGCAGAGGCGACTACGGCAGGTTCAAAAATACCTTTGGGTAATGGTAATTTTGCTCCTTTTCAAGGTGGTGATGTAATATTTACAGACCTTAACGGTGATCAGGTAATTGATGAGAAAGACCGCACAGTAATAGGAAATCCCAACCCAGACTTTACAGGAAGCGTGAGTACGAGTTTTGCCTACAAAAGACTTAGTCTTTCAGCCTTATTCAACTTTTCTGTGGGTAATGATATTTATAATGGCCTTCGCAATAATTTAGAAAAAATGAGTGGTTATGAAAATCAGAGCATTGCAGTACGTAATCGCTGGGTTGCAGAAGGGCAGCAAACTTCAATCCCCAGAGCAGTTTGGGGAGATCCTATGGGTAATGCCTCTTTTTCAGACCGATGGATTGAAGACGGTTCATATTTAAGACTTAAAACGCTAGTTCTGGCCTATGATATACCACTTGATCTTGATTATTTAAATGCCGTAAAAATTTATGCAACAGCAAACAATTTATTTACACTAACAGATTATTTAGGTTACGATCCTGAGTTTAGCGCTACCTCATCCATTTTTGGACAAGGTGCAGATATAGGTCTTGTACCTCAATTTACTACAATACAAATAGGCGTACGCCTGGGGCTATAA
- a CDS encoding RagB/SusD family nutrient uptake outer membrane protein — protein MIQINRKTITLGVLAFILSFTSCQEYLDVEPQDKLNSDQVYRDVFDADAAIVGTYGKFMQLAEKYVLLNELRADLMTTTRNSDPELIELSQHAVTSDNRFANPKDFYEVIQNCNDNLKNFDKMLADKKFTQTEYNQRYSDIGALRSWVYLQLGIHYGEVPYITEPLENLNDVLDTSKYPKIPFQELIQNLVEFTEGLNYTSPYSEDSTLVIDVDGYNTAKFFINKECILGDLQLWNKNYTQAAIHYKNVMETGSRSGNDVERYDVYRIKYAEIASNNDLAVGYRRYSEQDARSLVNNNTQGWRSIFARERDVLWNTEWIWSLPFDSDFAPKNPFIDLFSNRGGDYLVKPSKNAMNLWENQKQQNGFPYDARGKRFSYNMIDGDEVIMKYIYNFLDPIRQMPIDVFQTDGNWFLYRAATLHLRYAEAANRDNQHRIADALLNFGIRNEYTVAGVTDKTDIEQTFQPFPYDFDARNGDFPRFRADWHRSGGLRGRAYIERAPVVGDSLISIENNIIEEAALELAYEGNRWGDLVRVALRRNDPSFLADKVYAKLAADGNSQAASIRTKLMSKENWYLPFVWSTED, from the coding sequence ATGATTCAAATTAACAGAAAAACTATAACTCTTGGGGTGCTTGCTTTTATATTAAGCTTTACGTCCTGCCAGGAGTATCTAGACGTTGAGCCTCAAGATAAATTAAATTCTGATCAGGTATACAGAGATGTTTTTGATGCAGATGCAGCAATTGTAGGTACCTACGGAAAGTTTATGCAGCTTGCTGAAAAATACGTATTACTTAATGAATTACGTGCAGATTTGATGACTACAACACGTAACTCAGATCCAGAACTTATTGAACTTTCGCAACACGCTGTAACATCAGATAATAGATTTGCAAATCCTAAAGACTTCTATGAGGTTATTCAAAACTGTAATGACAATCTTAAGAATTTTGATAAGATGCTTGCTGATAAAAAATTCACGCAGACAGAATACAATCAGCGCTATTCAGATATAGGTGCATTACGCTCATGGGTATATCTGCAGTTAGGTATTCATTATGGTGAAGTGCCTTATATTACAGAACCTTTAGAAAACCTGAATGATGTATTAGACACCTCAAAATATCCAAAAATCCCTTTTCAAGAGTTAATACAAAACCTCGTTGAGTTTACTGAAGGGCTTAACTATACAAGCCCTTATTCTGAGGACAGCACTTTAGTTATTGATGTAGATGGATACAATACGGCAAAATTTTTTATCAATAAAGAATGCATTTTAGGTGATTTACAATTGTGGAATAAAAATTATACACAGGCAGCAATACACTACAAAAATGTGATGGAAACAGGCTCCAGAAGCGGTAATGATGTTGAGCGTTATGATGTGTACAGAATTAAATATGCTGAGATTGCCTCAAATAATGATTTAGCCGTAGGATATAGAAGATATAGTGAGCAGGATGCTCGATCTCTGGTTAATAATAATACGCAAGGATGGCGCTCAATCTTTGCCAGAGAGCGCGATGTATTATGGAATACCGAATGGATTTGGTCATTACCGTTTGATAGCGACTTTGCTCCTAAAAATCCCTTTATAGACCTATTTTCTAATCGCGGTGGTGATTATCTGGTTAAGCCTTCAAAGAATGCAATGAATCTTTGGGAAAATCAAAAGCAGCAAAATGGCTTTCCGTATGACGCTAGAGGAAAGCGCTTCTCCTATAATATGATAGATGGTGATGAGGTAATTATGAAGTATATCTATAACTTCTTAGATCCTATTAGACAAATGCCTATCGACGTTTTTCAAACAGATGGAAATTGGTTTTTGTACAGAGCTGCAACCTTACATCTTCGATATGCAGAAGCTGCAAACCGTGACAATCAACATAGAATTGCAGATGCATTATTAAACTTTGGGATACGCAATGAATATACCGTTGCTGGCGTGACAGATAAGACAGATATAGAGCAAACGTTTCAGCCGTTCCCATACGACTTTGATGCGCGTAATGGCGACTTTCCCAGATTTAGAGCAGACTGGCATCGTAGTGGTGGTTTAAGAGGCCGCGCCTACATAGAACGCGCACCGGTTGTAGGTGACAGCTTAATTTCTATAGAGAATAATATCATTGAAGAAGCAGCTCTAGAACTAGCATACGAGGGTAACAGATGGGGAGACCTTGTGAGGGTCGCATTAAGAAGAAACGACCCGTCATTTTTAGCCGATAAAGTATACGCAAAATTAGCTGCAGACGGCAATTCACAGGCTGCCTCAATCCGTACAAAACTGATGTCTAAAGAAAACTGGTACTTACCCTTTGTTTGGAGTACCGAAGATTAA
- a CDS encoding DUF4998 domain-containing protein translates to MKLIRKISTRLLLLTFIVISGISCKSDDQYLLSPDDETNALAELKFFEIQSGENRVLVKGVIDDENISEVKITWDAGALSIPVNATSTPDTINALIENLEERLYTFEVQTFSNTGESSKILKGAAAVFGEEFKNSALNRELISGLLLDNKLDLEYGPTAASSGIIGTEITYINLDGDTEDVYLDANLNTISIPDYKNKSVLKYRSAYRPTPTAIDTIYSNYTETSFAAPPVIYFIANGANDNVQIEWLRTNGFIVSTKYDHSRFDPNDQSKIDELNGADLVIIGRSGSSGNFNGTSKTAWNSLTVPLILNSQWISRNSRINWFNQASDPVPFTTSSVVMKAKIEDPTDAVFQNVTLENNDLLSWLSTPINLLYTATQTNGKVMVTSAPGEANNDEGGAMLYVRFEPNVEFYEGAGESPAGPRTYFGFGADSGGSFYFQLTDEAKQVYLNEIKRLIDLKN, encoded by the coding sequence ATGAAACTGATTAGAAAAATTTCGACACGACTACTACTCTTGACTTTTATTGTCATTAGTGGTATTTCTTGTAAGTCTGACGATCAATACTTGCTAAGTCCTGATGATGAAACAAATGCTCTGGCAGAATTAAAATTCTTTGAAATTCAGTCTGGAGAAAATAGAGTACTTGTTAAGGGTGTCATAGATGATGAGAACATATCTGAGGTTAAAATTACCTGGGATGCTGGCGCATTGTCTATTCCTGTAAATGCAACATCGACTCCAGATACTATAAATGCTCTTATTGAAAACCTTGAAGAACGCCTATATACTTTTGAAGTTCAAACTTTTAGTAATACCGGTGAAAGTTCTAAAATCCTGAAAGGTGCGGCTGCCGTTTTTGGTGAAGAGTTTAAAAATAGCGCTTTAAACAGAGAATTAATATCGGGACTTTTATTAGATAATAAACTTGATTTAGAATATGGCCCTACAGCCGCTAGCAGCGGTATAATAGGTACCGAAATCACCTATATCAATCTAGATGGTGATACTGAAGATGTATATTTAGATGCTAATTTAAATACGATCTCTATACCAGATTATAAAAATAAATCTGTTCTTAAATATAGATCAGCCTACCGCCCTACTCCTACGGCAATAGATACCATATATTCTAATTATACAGAGACCTCATTTGCTGCACCTCCGGTAATTTATTTTATTGCAAATGGTGCAAATGATAATGTTCAAATTGAATGGTTGCGTACAAACGGCTTTATTGTAAGCACGAAGTATGATCATAGTAGATTTGACCCCAATGATCAAAGTAAAATTGATGAATTGAACGGTGCAGATTTAGTAATTATAGGTCGTTCCGGTAGTTCTGGTAATTTTAATGGCACCAGTAAAACGGCCTGGAATTCATTAACAGTACCCTTAATTTTAAATTCTCAATGGATATCTCGCAATAGTCGTATTAATTGGTTTAATCAGGCAAGTGATCCTGTACCGTTCACAACTTCTTCGGTAGTGATGAAGGCTAAGATTGAAGACCCCACAGATGCCGTTTTTCAAAACGTTACGCTAGAAAATAATGATTTATTATCCTGGCTAAGCACCCCTATAAACCTTCTTTACACTGCTACCCAAACAAACGGAAAAGTAATGGTTACAAGTGCTCCCGGCGAAGCAAATAATGATGAAGGTGGTGCCATGCTTTATGTACGTTTTGAGCCCAATGTAGAATTTTATGAAGGTGCCGGTGAGTCTCCTGCAGGCCCTCGTACTTATTTTGGGTTTGGAGCAGATTCTGGTGGTTCGTTTTACTTTCAACTTACAGATGAGGCTAAACAAGTTTACTTAAATGAGATTAAAAGATTAATCGACCTTAAAAATTAA
- a CDS encoding sulfatase-like hydrolase/transferase has translation MLQLFTAALLFLVLSACQNKTKTDVTEDFQKVVKPNFLVIIADDAGWNDFSFNGSEIKTPTLDSLAESGLQLNRFYTYPTCSPARASFLTGRPASRMGIVAPISGRSELSLPDSLKTLPQSLKALNYKTALMGKWHLGLKPENGPEAYGFDTSYGFLHGQLDQYAHTYKNGDSTWYKNGKFITEDGHVTDLLTNAAVNYIYEQNTTTPFYLQLAYSAPHIPLQEPQQWLEKYTVIKDSSRRAYAAAMSHMDSGIGRVLNALNDHNLIENTVVLFISDNGAQQNWIPSNELYAGKFGPNLTLGSNLPLRDFKTSNYEGAIRVPAIISWKNHIEQGESSNYINVTDWMPTFLKWALTTKIPVTVEGEPAQHLLKQTTLERSKPIYLRGHLQESLIIKPFKLIRTRHLERAPDYALYNIEIDPSETKNLSLTNPIKLRYLQDVLKAEFSKDTPKVNVELRN, from the coding sequence ATGCTGCAGCTTTTTACTGCAGCATTGCTGTTTCTAGTACTCAGCGCTTGTCAAAATAAAACTAAAACAGACGTTACGGAAGATTTTCAAAAAGTTGTAAAACCTAATTTTCTGGTAATTATCGCAGACGACGCCGGCTGGAATGATTTTAGTTTTAATGGTTCTGAAATTAAGACACCTACATTAGACAGCCTTGCAGAATCTGGTCTTCAACTTAATAGGTTTTACACCTATCCCACCTGCTCACCTGCTCGTGCTAGTTTTTTAACTGGCAGACCTGCCAGTAGAATGGGCATTGTTGCTCCCATTAGCGGGCGCAGTGAATTGAGTTTGCCAGACTCTCTTAAAACTCTTCCGCAGTCTTTAAAAGCGTTAAACTATAAAACCGCTTTAATGGGTAAATGGCATCTGGGCTTGAAACCCGAAAATGGGCCCGAAGCTTATGGTTTTGATACTTCTTACGGCTTTCTGCACGGTCAACTAGATCAATACGCACACACCTACAAAAATGGCGATAGTACCTGGTATAAAAATGGAAAATTTATTACTGAAGATGGTCACGTAACAGATCTTTTGACAAATGCCGCAGTCAATTATATTTATGAGCAAAACACTACAACCCCCTTTTATCTACAATTAGCATACAGCGCTCCTCATATACCCCTGCAAGAGCCTCAACAATGGTTAGAAAAATATACTGTGATAAAAGATAGCAGCCGCAGAGCATACGCAGCTGCAATGAGCCATATGGATTCTGGTATTGGCAGGGTTCTAAATGCTCTAAATGATCACAACCTAATAGAAAATACTGTTGTTTTGTTTATAAGCGACAATGGAGCACAGCAAAACTGGATTCCTTCAAACGAACTCTATGCAGGTAAATTCGGACCTAATTTAACGCTGGGAAGCAATTTACCGCTTCGAGATTTTAAAACTTCAAATTATGAGGGAGCTATACGGGTTCCGGCTATTATATCCTGGAAAAATCACATCGAACAAGGTGAAAGTTCTAATTATATAAATGTTACAGACTGGATGCCTACCTTTTTAAAATGGGCATTAACAACTAAAATACCGGTTACTGTAGAAGGGGAGCCTGCTCAGCACCTTTTAAAACAAACTACTTTAGAACGCTCAAAACCTATTTACTTACGCGGTCATCTTCAAGAAAGCTTAATTATCAAACCTTTTAAGCTAATACGCACCAGACACTTAGAACGTGCACCTGATTATGCCCTTTACAATATAGAAATTGATCCTTCTGAAACTAAGAATCTAAGCTTAACTAATCCTATAAAACTAAGATACCTTCAGGATGTACTTAAAGCTGAATTTAGCAAGGATACTCCAAAAGTTAATGTAGAATTAAGAAATTAG
- the rhaM gene encoding L-rhamnose mutarotase gives MTHAFTMKLIPGFEEEYKRRHDHIWPELESLLNNSGIKEYFIYLDEHTGTLFGFQNLESNHSTARLPNDPIVKKWWANMADIMETNADNSPVEGTLKEVFKLKNNR, from the coding sequence ATGACTCACGCATTTACGATGAAATTAATACCGGGTTTTGAAGAAGAATATAAACGCCGTCACGATCATATTTGGCCAGAACTAGAATCACTTCTTAATAATTCTGGAATTAAGGAATATTTTATCTATCTCGATGAGCATACAGGGACACTTTTTGGTTTTCAAAATTTAGAATCAAATCACAGCACTGCACGTTTACCGAATGACCCCATAGTTAAAAAATGGTGGGCCAATATGGCAGATATTATGGAAACAAATGCTGATAACTCTCCCGTTGAAGGGACTTTAAAAGAAGTGTTTAAACTGAAAAACAATAGGTAA
- a CDS encoding DUF3078 domain-containing protein, whose product MYKIFFSLALLSGLLFNQALTAQHVAFPLPIKKNLIKKLTDQIIIQEPTNWTEINRVGLDLSEVAFVNWNSGGSNSISGLAELVIERNYNDERTKWRNKLSGRFGINSQEGREIRKTDDMIEITSDYGYRRDTISNWYYSAKFRFASQFTNGYKYPDTSVPISQFMAPGYIFLGVGSEYGKRIDNLSIYASPLTYKSTFVLDQDLANNGSFGVTPAVRDADGNIIKEGENVNSELGILLQSVLKAKLMENINFTNSINLYTDYLNSFGNVDVDWELNLNFKVNSFVLARLGSHLKYDNDIKITETNVDGEEITMGARTQWKQQLGIGVIVDF is encoded by the coding sequence TTGTATAAGATTTTTTTCTCCTTAGCGCTATTGTCTGGCTTACTTTTTAATCAAGCACTAACGGCACAGCACGTGGCTTTTCCACTACCTATTAAGAAAAACCTTATTAAAAAACTTACAGACCAAATCATTATTCAAGAACCCACAAACTGGACTGAAATAAACAGAGTAGGTCTAGATTTGAGTGAAGTTGCTTTTGTAAACTGGAATTCAGGAGGTAGTAACTCTATTTCAGGATTAGCAGAGCTTGTTATAGAAAGAAATTATAATGATGAGCGCACTAAATGGAGAAATAAACTTTCAGGTAGATTTGGTATAAATAGTCAGGAAGGAAGAGAGATTAGAAAAACCGATGACATGATTGAGATCACGTCTGATTATGGGTATCGCAGGGATACTATTTCTAACTGGTATTATTCTGCAAAATTTAGATTTGCTTCACAATTTACAAATGGTTATAAATACCCAGATACTAGTGTGCCTATTTCTCAATTTATGGCACCCGGCTATATATTTTTAGGAGTAGGAAGTGAATATGGTAAGCGTATAGATAACCTATCTATATACGCTTCTCCCTTAACTTATAAATCAACATTTGTTTTAGATCAAGATTTGGCAAATAATGGCTCATTTGGTGTAACACCAGCCGTACGTGATGCTGATGGAAACATCATTAAAGAAGGTGAGAATGTAAATAGCGAACTAGGAATTCTCTTACAAAGTGTGTTGAAGGCAAAGCTAATGGAGAATATAAATTTTACAAATTCTATAAATCTCTATACAGATTATTTAAATAGCTTTGGAAACGTAGATGTTGACTGGGAATTAAATTTGAATTTTAAGGTGAATAGTTTTGTACTTGCCAGATTAGGTTCGCATTTAAAATATGATAACGATATTAAGATTACCGAAACAAATGTTGACGGTGAGGAGATTACGATGGGAGCCAGAACACAATGGAAACAGCAACTAGGTATCGGGGTTATTGTTGACTTTTAA